A genomic region of Marinobacter sp. NP-4(2019) contains the following coding sequences:
- a CDS encoding response regulator transcription factor, translating to MTQTIIIADDHPLFRAALKQAVSQAVPDAETVEVDSIKALQAAVESHPDADLVLLDLNMPGAHGFSGLVFMRGQYPGLPVVVVSGSEELQVMRRSIDYGASGFIPKSAPLPTITEAIQAVLEGDVWLPEGVADKIEQMHSDMTDFSEKLASLTPQQFRVLGMLAEGLLNKQIAYDLDVSEATIKAHITAVFRKLGVRNRTQAVIAIQQMEIDPSDQSLSGS from the coding sequence ATGACACAAACCATTATCATCGCCGATGATCACCCGCTGTTTCGTGCAGCTTTGAAGCAGGCGGTCAGTCAGGCGGTTCCTGATGCGGAAACAGTCGAGGTCGACAGCATCAAGGCGCTGCAGGCGGCGGTGGAGTCGCATCCGGATGCGGATCTGGTGCTGCTGGATCTCAATATGCCGGGTGCCCACGGCTTCTCCGGGCTGGTGTTCATGCGCGGGCAGTATCCGGGGTTGCCGGTGGTGGTTGTGTCGGGATCGGAGGAATTGCAGGTGATGCGTCGTTCGATCGACTATGGGGCGTCCGGCTTCATTCCGAAGTCGGCGCCGCTGCCGACCATTACCGAGGCGATCCAGGCTGTCCTGGAAGGGGATGTCTGGCTGCCGGAAGGTGTGGCGGACAAGATTGAGCAGATGCATTCGGATATGACGGATTTTTCCGAGAAGCTGGCGTCGCTGACGCCGCAGCAGTTCCGGGTGCTGGGTATGTTGGCCGAGGGGCTTCTGAACAAGCAGATTGCGTATGATCTGGATGTGTCGGAGGCGACCATCAAGGCACATATTACGGCGGTGTTCCGGAAGCTTGGAGTTCGGAACCGGACTCAGGCGGTGATTGCGATTCAGCAGATGGAGATTGATCCTTCGGATCAGTCGTTGTCTGGTAGCTGA
- a CDS encoding fatty acid desaturase family protein, with the protein MNAAVKPDSMGNAVFGKPDERELRDRMKKELPADTFQAQTWRVIWFLPLQLIIWGGIATILLAGLPWYANLGLGLVVGHTIGCQALLAHEVLHGALGMSKRWQNFFGWLGFGPLIVPPEFWRKWHNVVHHGNTNAGDTDPDSFGTLRRYKTDPKQKKFTKLAPGSGTWYSYLFLTYSFTFHAQLVLWFQAKRRRQFQGFDRSKAIRQTFYCMAVWAVLAVISGPLALFTVLIPFMVANALGQGYILTNHFLRPQTATNNPLDNSMSLRSHPVLDRLHFRFSHHVEHHFFPKMGHNMAPRVRKWLEENHGERYMAMPHSTALKLLYTTPRVYKSSTELVDPNNPERVFDLLPLQKQYAAR; encoded by the coding sequence ATGAACGCTGCTGTAAAGCCCGATTCCATGGGAAATGCTGTGTTTGGAAAACCCGATGAGCGCGAGCTTCGGGACCGGATGAAGAAGGAGCTGCCGGCGGATACGTTTCAGGCGCAGACCTGGCGGGTGATCTGGTTTCTGCCGTTGCAGCTGATCATCTGGGGTGGGATTGCGACGATTCTGCTGGCGGGTTTGCCGTGGTATGCAAATCTGGGGCTTGGGCTGGTGGTGGGGCACACCATTGGCTGTCAGGCGCTGTTGGCCCATGAGGTATTGCACGGGGCGCTGGGGATGAGCAAGCGCTGGCAGAATTTCTTTGGCTGGCTGGGGTTCGGGCCTTTGATCGTGCCGCCGGAGTTCTGGCGGAAGTGGCACAATGTGGTGCACCACGGCAATACCAACGCCGGGGATACGGATCCGGACAGTTTTGGTACCCTGCGTCGCTACAAGACCGATCCCAAGCAGAAGAAGTTCACCAAGCTGGCGCCGGGTTCGGGGACCTGGTACAGCTACCTGTTCCTGACCTATTCGTTCACCTTCCATGCGCAGTTGGTGCTGTGGTTCCAGGCCAAGCGCCGCAGGCAGTTCCAGGGTTTCGATCGTAGCAAGGCGATTCGTCAGACTTTCTATTGCATGGCCGTCTGGGCGGTGCTGGCGGTGATTTCCGGGCCGTTGGCACTGTTTACGGTGTTGATACCGTTCATGGTGGCCAACGCCCTGGGGCAGGGGTATATCCTCACCAATCATTTCCTGCGTCCGCAGACGGCTACCAATAATCCGCTGGATAACTCCATGAGCCTGCGGAGCCATCCGGTTCTGGATCGGTTGCACTTCCGGTTCAGTCACCATGTGGAGCACCATTTCTTCCCGAAAATGGGACACAACATGGCGCCGCGGGTGCGGAAGTGGCTGGAGGAGAATCATGGTGAGCGGTACATGGCCATGCCTCATAGCACGGCGCTGAAGCTGCTATACACGACGCCGAGGGTTTATAAGTCGTCTACAGAGCTGGTGGATCCGAATAATCCGGAGCGGGTGTTTGATTTGTTGCCATTGCAGAAACAATACGCGGCCAGATAA
- a CDS encoding DUF1439 domain-containing protein has product MVVKRSSVLSAVLILAVSLISGCASLSPYSISEGTLERHLQDAVTDFDRKQLQSGSPLSLSLNDADITLGPDGRDVAVIDLRGQVALNALMAKLPVDLALKVEGAPVYDSEERAVYIRRLQLLESSIDSPLFKGDLKPVTDNVMRVVAHMLETMPVYRLDDTDLAQRMVGMVPMDVRVAPGRLEFVMSE; this is encoded by the coding sequence ATGGTAGTCAAACGATCATCTGTTCTGTCGGCCGTCCTCATTTTGGCGGTGAGTCTGATTAGCGGTTGTGCCAGCCTGTCGCCGTACTCCATCTCCGAAGGCACCCTGGAGCGCCATCTCCAGGATGCCGTTACTGACTTTGACCGGAAACAACTGCAAAGTGGATCACCGCTGAGCCTGAGTCTGAACGATGCTGACATCACTCTGGGGCCTGACGGCCGGGATGTGGCCGTTATCGATCTCAGGGGGCAGGTGGCACTCAATGCGCTGATGGCCAAGCTTCCGGTGGACCTGGCGCTGAAAGTGGAGGGCGCGCCAGTTTACGATTCCGAGGAAAGAGCGGTTTATATCCGTCGTCTGCAACTGCTCGAGAGCAGTATTGATTCACCATTGTTCAAGGGTGATCTCAAGCCAGTGACCGATAACGTGATGCGGGTAGTGGCGCACATGCTGGAGACCATGCCCGTCTATCGTCTGGACGACACGGACCTTGCCCAGCGGATGGTCGGCATGGTGCCAATGGACGTCCGCGTGGCCCCCGGTCGGCTTGAGTTTGTGATGTCAGAGTAG
- a CDS encoding pyridoxal phosphate-dependent aminotransferase: MAEAANNEIGQTKPRKVKYRKSKASWNPAMQAVPVPGIRRMVNMAATMKDVIHLSIGQPDLPTPKHIIDAYIDALNAGQTGYTMDAGLPELLVALRDYYGKRYNRRLTRDNILITSGATEAMYLAISATSAPGRQFIVTDPSFLLYAPLIRMNGGEVKFVPTRAENNHQLDPDEVIRAMGARTFALILNNPNNPTGAVYPRSTVETILEECAYRGVQVYADEVYDHLIFDDDDFASVLNCSMDLDNIMCISSFSKTYSMAGLRIGWVISSQAAIKSLRRYHMFTTSVANTPSQFAGVAALTGDQQCVRDMVDIYRERRDKVVELIDQTPHLTGYKPGGAFFAFPDLPPHVDGSDLSLRMLKETGVCMVPGDAFGEHCTNAVRISFSTTCEKLEEAFDRIIPWMAKQQF; the protein is encoded by the coding sequence ATGGCCGAAGCCGCCAACAACGAAATTGGCCAGACCAAGCCGCGGAAAGTGAAGTATCGCAAGAGCAAGGCTAGTTGGAACCCCGCCATGCAGGCGGTGCCGGTTCCCGGCATTCGCCGCATGGTGAATATGGCGGCCACCATGAAGGACGTGATTCATCTGTCCATTGGCCAGCCTGACTTGCCAACACCAAAACACATTATCGATGCCTATATCGATGCCCTGAATGCGGGGCAGACCGGTTACACCATGGACGCAGGCTTGCCGGAACTGCTGGTGGCGTTACGTGATTACTACGGCAAACGTTATAACCGGCGCTTGACCCGGGATAATATCCTGATTACAAGCGGTGCCACGGAGGCTATGTACCTGGCTATTTCGGCCACATCGGCACCGGGGCGGCAGTTTATCGTGACGGACCCGTCATTCCTGCTCTATGCGCCGTTGATCCGGATGAACGGTGGCGAGGTCAAGTTTGTCCCCACGCGCGCGGAGAACAATCATCAACTGGATCCGGACGAAGTCATCCGAGCCATGGGAGCCCGTACCTTTGCCCTGATCCTTAATAATCCGAACAACCCCACCGGCGCGGTTTATCCCCGCAGCACGGTGGAGACGATCCTGGAAGAATGCGCTTACCGCGGTGTTCAGGTGTATGCGGATGAGGTCTACGACCATCTGATTTTCGACGATGATGACTTTGCCAGCGTGCTGAACTGCTCGATGGACCTGGATAACATCATGTGCATCAGCAGCTTTTCCAAGACCTACAGTATGGCGGGGTTGCGGATTGGCTGGGTTATTTCGAGCCAGGCGGCCATCAAGTCCCTGCGTCGCTACCACATGTTCACTACTTCGGTGGCCAACACGCCGTCCCAGTTTGCCGGGGTTGCGGCATTGACGGGGGATCAGCAGTGCGTCAGGGATATGGTGGACATTTATCGGGAGCGGCGTGACAAGGTGGTTGAGCTGATTGATCAAACGCCTCATCTGACCGGCTACAAGCCAGGCGGTGCATTCTTTGCGTTCCCGGATCTGCCGCCTCACGTGGATGGTTCCGATCTTTCTCTGCGCATGCTGAAGGAAACCGGCGTATGTATGGTTCCCGGCGATGCCTTTGGTGAGCACTGTACCAACGCGGTCAGGATCAGTTTCTCGACCACCTGCGAGAAGCTGGAAGAAGCGTTCGACCGGATTATACCCTGGATGGCGAAGCAGCAATTCTGA
- a CDS encoding fatty acyl-CoA reductase, producing MVQQLQTSESSSTVLEHLRGRHVLVTGTTGFLGKVVLEKLIRAVPDIGGIHLLIRGNKRHPNARERFLHEIATSSVFERLRQEDNEAFETFIEERVHCITGEVTKPRFGLTPERFATLANQVDAFINSAASVNFREELDKALTINTLCLNNVVELARRNNRMAVIQVSTCYVNGKNSGQVTESVIKPAGENIPRSTAGYYEIDELVRLLEDKIADVRSRYSGKVLEKKLVDLGIQEANHYGWSDTYTFTKWLGEQLLMKALDKRALTIVRPSIIESALEEPAPGWIEGVKVADAIILAYAREKVTLFPGKRSGIIDVIPVDLVANAIILSFAEALVEPPQRRIYQCCSGSSNPISLGEFIDHLMAESKANYAAYEQLFYRQPSKPFIAVNRKLFDAVVGGMRIPLSLTSRVMRMLGQNRELKMLRNLDTSRSLATIFGFYTAPDYVFRNDSLQALASRMGEQDQALFPVDARRIDWSFYLRKTHLAGLNQYALKERKLYSLRSAKARKKAA from the coding sequence ATGGTACAACAGCTTCAAACTTCAGAGTCATCTTCCACCGTTCTTGAACATTTGCGCGGCAGGCATGTGCTGGTAACGGGCACAACTGGCTTCCTGGGTAAGGTGGTTCTGGAAAAACTGATTCGTGCGGTTCCCGACATTGGAGGGATCCATCTGCTGATCCGGGGAAACAAACGGCACCCCAATGCCCGTGAGCGTTTCCTTCACGAAATTGCCACTTCTTCGGTTTTCGAGAGATTGCGTCAGGAGGATAACGAGGCCTTCGAGACCTTTATTGAAGAGCGGGTGCACTGTATTACCGGTGAAGTGACGAAGCCCCGTTTCGGATTGACCCCCGAGCGCTTCGCGACACTTGCCAACCAGGTGGATGCGTTCATCAACTCCGCCGCAAGCGTGAATTTCCGCGAAGAACTGGATAAGGCGCTCACCATCAACACCCTGTGTCTGAATAACGTGGTGGAACTGGCTCGGCGGAACAACAGGATGGCGGTTATTCAGGTGTCCACCTGCTACGTGAATGGCAAGAATTCCGGTCAGGTGACCGAATCGGTCATTAAACCCGCCGGTGAGAACATTCCCCGTAGCACGGCAGGTTACTATGAGATAGACGAGCTGGTCCGGCTTCTGGAAGACAAAATTGCCGACGTCCGATCCCGGTATTCCGGAAAGGTGCTGGAAAAGAAGCTGGTTGATCTGGGGATTCAGGAGGCCAACCACTACGGTTGGAGTGATACCTACACCTTTACCAAGTGGTTGGGTGAGCAGCTGTTGATGAAAGCTCTGGATAAGCGTGCACTGACCATCGTCAGGCCCTCCATTATTGAAAGCGCTCTGGAAGAACCTGCCCCGGGCTGGATTGAAGGCGTTAAAGTGGCCGATGCCATTATCCTTGCCTACGCCAGGGAGAAAGTAACGCTTTTCCCCGGTAAGCGCAGCGGTATCATTGATGTGATTCCGGTGGACCTGGTTGCCAACGCTATCATTCTGTCCTTTGCTGAAGCTCTGGTTGAGCCACCACAGCGCAGGATTTACCAGTGTTGCAGCGGTAGCAGCAACCCCATTTCCCTGGGCGAATTCATTGATCATCTGATGGCAGAGTCCAAGGCCAACTACGCTGCTTATGAACAACTGTTCTATCGTCAGCCGAGCAAACCATTCATTGCGGTGAACCGTAAGCTATTCGACGCTGTGGTAGGCGGAATGCGAATACCGTTAAGCCTGACCAGTCGGGTTATGCGAATGCTGGGTCAGAACCGGGAACTTAAAATGTTGCGAAACCTCGACACCAGTCGTTCCCTGGCAACGATTTTTGGCTTCTACACCGCACCAGACTACGTTTTCCGCAATGATTCCCTGCAGGCCCTGGCCTCCAGGATGGGGGAGCAGGATCAGGCGTTGTTCCCGGTGGATGCCCGCCGGATCGACTGGTCATTTTATTTGCGCAAGACTCACCTTGCGGGATTGAATCAGTACGCCCTGAAAGAGCGTAAGCTGTACAGTCTTCGTAGTGCAAAAGCGCGCAAGAAAGCTGCTTGA
- a CDS encoding MinD/ParA family ATP-binding protein, producing MTATPRAKHKVNQPRTVAITGGKGGVGKTSVALNLALTLAREGSRVLLLDGDTDLANVSIMLGRYPRKTLANVISGECSLGDVIMAVDHDLHIVPGASGVQECLDMDAGASVSILKALHRLETRYDYVITDTAAGLQAVGLHMIAASELACVVVTPDPASLTDAFSLIKVLQRRGYKRVPSVLVNMAQGASQARSVFQRLDSAAQRHLGLSLHYLGAVWRDETLRQSVLDQRPVALMPSSDPSCRQFRTLADMLHLRLGQVSPRKAGIAAYWYEASRRTPPQKKKPPAGGRSVSVKERSLELVGELGELLAQEKDAAMLRYDAFNGLFALLGRTLDETTIEIIQTGLAAFEWENLSVEQRHHFAAHLRQLADQVASFRDNREPAPGQIAESPVPFYDRGRFGEQDQLVKALKEQPTDISLDQLLRSLAASDRDRS from the coding sequence ATGACGGCTACCCCGCGAGCAAAGCACAAAGTGAACCAGCCCCGAACGGTTGCAATTACCGGCGGTAAAGGTGGCGTGGGAAAAACATCCGTGGCATTGAACCTTGCGCTGACTCTTGCAAGGGAGGGGAGCCGTGTTCTTCTACTGGACGGTGACACGGATCTGGCGAATGTCAGCATCATGCTGGGGCGGTATCCCCGTAAGACCCTGGCCAATGTGATTTCCGGTGAATGTTCCCTGGGTGACGTGATCATGGCTGTGGACCATGATCTGCATATCGTCCCTGGCGCTTCCGGTGTTCAGGAATGCCTTGATATGGATGCCGGGGCCAGCGTGAGTATTCTCAAAGCCTTACACCGGCTGGAAACCCGGTATGACTATGTCATTACCGACACCGCTGCGGGTCTTCAGGCCGTCGGACTGCATATGATTGCCGCGTCGGAACTGGCCTGTGTTGTGGTCACTCCCGATCCGGCGTCGTTGACCGACGCCTTTTCTCTGATCAAGGTTCTCCAGCGGCGCGGTTATAAAAGGGTTCCCAGTGTGCTGGTGAACATGGCCCAGGGGGCCAGTCAGGCCCGCTCCGTGTTCCAGCGCCTGGATTCCGCGGCACAACGTCATCTGGGGCTTTCACTTCATTACCTGGGGGCAGTATGGCGGGACGAAACCCTGCGGCAATCAGTACTGGATCAGCGTCCCGTTGCGCTGATGCCGTCGTCGGATCCTTCCTGTCGGCAGTTTCGCACCCTCGCGGACATGTTGCACCTGCGCCTTGGTCAGGTGAGCCCGCGAAAGGCGGGGATTGCCGCATACTGGTATGAGGCTTCTCGCCGGACCCCGCCGCAGAAGAAGAAACCACCTGCCGGTGGACGGTCTGTCAGTGTGAAGGAAAGGAGCCTGGAGCTGGTCGGGGAGCTGGGTGAGTTGCTGGCTCAGGAAAAGGATGCTGCGATGCTTCGATATGATGCATTCAACGGGTTGTTTGCACTGCTGGGGCGCACGTTGGATGAGACCACCATCGAGATTATCCAGACCGGTCTGGCGGCTTTCGAATGGGAGAATCTGTCTGTGGAGCAGCGCCATCATTTTGCGGCTCATCTACGCCAGCTGGCGGACCAGGTCGCTTCCTTCCGGGATAATAGAGAGCCGGCACCTGGACAGATTGCAGAGTCACCAGTTCCGTTCTATGACCGGGGACGTTTTGGTGAGCAGGATCAGTTGGTTAAAGCGTTGAAGGAACAGCCCACCGATATTTCGCTGGACCAGCTTTTGCGGTCGCTGGCAGCGTCTGACAGGGATCGTTCCTGA
- a CDS encoding D-2-hydroxyacid dehydrogenase, which produces MTKHSKPVVTVLTAPDEQEPPGMDALRARATVRFACDEPTLRETLPGTDVMMVTDFRTEALEAAWPAADKLQWIHATSAGVDALMFPALIKGDVTVTNARGIFDRTIAEYVLCTILMFAKDFPRSIRLQMDHKWRHRDTERAQGSQVLVVGAGSIGRQIARLVSAVGMKPHGIARRARHDDPDFVAVHSNDDLFEQLALADYVVIAAPLTPQTEGLFDQKAFKTMRPHARLINIGRGPIVKTDDLVEALRDGEISGAGLDVFEEEPLPEDHPLWDMENVIMTAHMAGDFIGWKRALTDQFLENFDRWHGGEELFNLVDKELGYAGSK; this is translated from the coding sequence ATGACAAAACACAGCAAGCCGGTCGTAACCGTTCTGACTGCCCCGGACGAACAGGAACCGCCTGGAATGGATGCCCTCCGGGCCAGAGCCACCGTAAGGTTTGCCTGTGACGAACCCACCCTGCGAGAGACCCTGCCAGGCACAGATGTGATGATGGTGACGGACTTCCGCACCGAAGCCCTGGAAGCGGCTTGGCCTGCGGCGGACAAACTACAGTGGATACACGCCACCAGCGCAGGGGTCGATGCTCTGATGTTTCCGGCCCTGATCAAAGGCGACGTCACGGTCACCAACGCCCGGGGCATTTTCGACCGCACCATCGCGGAGTATGTGCTCTGCACCATTCTGATGTTCGCCAAGGACTTTCCCCGCTCCATTCGCCTGCAGATGGACCATAAGTGGCGGCATCGGGATACCGAACGTGCGCAAGGCAGTCAGGTGCTGGTGGTGGGCGCGGGGTCCATTGGTCGCCAGATCGCCCGCCTGGTCAGCGCCGTCGGCATGAAGCCCCACGGCATCGCCCGCAGGGCCCGTCATGACGACCCTGACTTTGTCGCGGTGCACAGCAACGACGACCTGTTCGAACAACTTGCGCTGGCGGATTACGTGGTGATCGCCGCGCCGTTGACACCCCAGACCGAAGGTCTGTTCGACCAAAAGGCGTTCAAGACCATGCGCCCGCACGCCCGGCTGATCAATATTGGCCGCGGCCCCATTGTGAAAACCGATGATCTGGTCGAGGCCCTGCGTGATGGCGAGATCTCCGGCGCCGGCCTGGATGTGTTTGAGGAAGAACCGCTGCCTGAAGATCATCCACTGTGGGACATGGAGAACGTCATCATGACGGCCCATATGGCCGGCGATTTCATCGGCTGGAAGCGTGCCCTCACCGACCAGTTCCTGGAGAACTTTGATCGCTGGCACGGTGGTGAGGAGCTGTTTAACCTGGTGGATAAGGAGCTTGGGTACGCTGGGAGCAAGTAG
- a CDS encoding CPXCG motif-containing cysteine-rich protein, producing MSALDSVLIQCPYCWETLEISVDPSVQEQEYVEDCQVCCQPILLKVIVSDDLTPHVEAHAENE from the coding sequence ATGTCAGCCCTGGATTCCGTTCTCATTCAATGTCCGTACTGCTGGGAGACGCTGGAAATCAGCGTCGACCCCTCAGTACAGGAGCAGGAGTATGTTGAGGACTGCCAGGTCTGTTGTCAGCCGATACTGCTGAAGGTCATCGTAAGTGATGACCTGACGCCCCATGTGGAGGCTCACGCGGAGAACGAGTGA
- the acs gene encoding acetate--CoA ligase, with the protein MTEKHVYPVSPEVAKHALLNRDQYEEMYRQSIQDPDAFWGEHGKRLDWIKPFSRVKNTTYDYDNLSIKWFEDGELNAAANCLDRHLEKRGDQTAIIFEGDDPADSRHVTYRELYEETCKFANVLKDQGVKKGDVVTIYMPMIVETGVAMLACARIGAIHSVVFGGFSPEALGARIANGKSRFVVTADEGVRGGRKIPLKKNVDAALSNDANANVDKVIVVKRTGGDVPWNEARDVSYEELMKSASTDCPAEPMNAEDPLFMLYTSGSTGAPKGVLHTTGGYMVYTSMTHQYVFDYHDGDIYWCTADFGWVTGHSYILYGPLANGATTVLFEGVPNYPDTSRMGQVVDKHKVNILYTAPTAIRALMAEGESCMDGTTRDSLRLLGSVGEPINPEAWEWYHRVIGNSRCPIVDTWWQTETGGILISPLPGAIDLKPGSATVPFFGVKPALVDNDGNILEGKAEGNLVILDSWPGQMRTIYGDHERFKQTYFSTYKGMYFTGDGARRDEDGYYWITGRVDDVLNVSGHRLGTAEVESALVAHDKVAEAAVVGYPHEIKGQGIYVYVTLVHGEDPSDELKKELVQWVRKEIGPIASPDVIQWAPGLPKTRSGKIMRRILRKIASNEHDQLGDTSTLADPGVVDDLISGRANK; encoded by the coding sequence ATGACTGAAAAACACGTTTATCCGGTGAGTCCGGAAGTGGCCAAGCACGCGCTGCTGAATCGTGATCAGTACGAGGAGATGTATCGCCAGTCCATTCAGGATCCGGATGCGTTCTGGGGGGAGCACGGCAAGCGCCTCGATTGGATCAAACCGTTTTCCCGGGTCAAGAATACCACCTACGATTACGACAACCTTTCCATTAAATGGTTTGAGGATGGCGAGCTCAATGCCGCCGCCAACTGTCTGGACCGTCACCTGGAAAAGCGTGGCGATCAGACCGCTATTATATTCGAGGGTGACGACCCGGCCGATTCCCGCCATGTGACCTATCGCGAACTGTATGAAGAAACCTGCAAGTTCGCCAACGTCCTGAAAGATCAGGGTGTAAAAAAAGGGGATGTGGTCACTATCTACATGCCGATGATTGTTGAAACAGGCGTTGCCATGCTGGCTTGCGCCCGTATCGGCGCTATCCACTCCGTCGTCTTTGGCGGCTTTTCTCCGGAAGCACTCGGTGCCCGTATTGCCAACGGCAAGTCCCGTTTTGTGGTAACCGCCGACGAGGGTGTCCGTGGCGGTCGCAAGATTCCATTGAAGAAGAACGTAGACGCGGCGCTGAGCAACGACGCCAACGCCAATGTCGACAAGGTGATTGTGGTCAAGCGTACCGGTGGTGACGTGCCTTGGAATGAAGCTCGGGATGTAAGCTACGAAGAGCTTATGAAGAGTGCGTCAACGGATTGCCCGGCTGAGCCGATGAACGCGGAAGATCCGCTGTTCATGCTGTACACCTCCGGCTCTACCGGTGCGCCAAAGGGCGTTCTGCACACCACCGGTGGTTACATGGTCTATACGTCGATGACCCATCAGTATGTGTTTGATTACCACGATGGTGACATCTACTGGTGCACCGCCGATTTCGGTTGGGTTACCGGCCATAGCTATATCCTGTACGGCCCGCTCGCCAACGGCGCTACCACGGTGCTGTTCGAGGGCGTACCCAACTACCCGGACACATCCCGTATGGGCCAGGTGGTGGATAAGCACAAGGTGAACATCCTGTACACCGCCCCCACCGCCATCCGCGCGCTGATGGCCGAAGGCGAGTCCTGCATGGATGGCACTACCCGCGACAGCCTGCGTCTATTGGGCTCCGTGGGTGAGCCCATCAACCCGGAGGCCTGGGAGTGGTATCATCGCGTCATCGGTAACAGTCGGTGCCCGATCGTGGATACCTGGTGGCAGACCGAAACCGGCGGCATCCTTATTTCGCCGCTGCCCGGTGCCATTGATCTCAAACCGGGCTCCGCCACTGTGCCGTTCTTTGGTGTCAAACCGGCGCTGGTCGACAACGACGGCAATATCCTGGAAGGCAAGGCCGAGGGTAACCTGGTTATCCTGGACAGCTGGCCCGGCCAGATGCGCACCATCTACGGCGACCACGAACGCTTCAAGCAGACCTACTTCAGCACCTACAAGGGCATGTACTTCACTGGTGACGGCGCTCGTCGCGATGAGGATGGTTACTACTGGATCACGGGTCGGGTGGACGACGTACTGAACGTCTCCGGTCACCGTCTCGGTACCGCCGAAGTGGAAAGTGCCCTGGTGGCCCATGACAAAGTCGCCGAGGCGGCTGTGGTAGGCTACCCTCACGAGATCAAAGGGCAGGGTATCTATGTCTACGTAACCCTGGTTCACGGTGAGGACCCATCGGACGAGCTGAAGAAGGAGCTGGTCCAGTGGGTGCGTAAGGAGATTGGTCCGATCGCGTCTCCGGATGTGATCCAGTGGGCGCCTGGACTGCCCAAGACCCGTTCTGGCAAGATTATGCGCCGGATTTTGCGTAAAATCGCGTCAAACGAGCATGATCAGCTGGGCGATACCTCCACACTGGCGGACCCGGGTGTGGTGGATGACCTGATCAGTGGTCGTGCGAACAAGTAA